Genomic DNA from Corticium candelabrum chromosome 5, ooCorCand1.1, whole genome shotgun sequence:
ACTTTATGTCCTTATAATCTTAcagaacttgaaatctgtcTGGACTCGTAATTAgcctttatttgctattgtaccatagttcatgtttgaaaatatactacgacagacagacagacagacagacagacagagagacagacagacagacagacaggcagacagacaggcagacagacagacagacagacagacagacagacagagagacagacagacagacagacagacagacaggcagacagacagacagacagaaagacagctGCTGATCATGCATGTCGACCATGCCACCTTCAACATGCCTAGGCAACAAGATCTCACCTAGAGCTTCCAATTTCCTTTATTTCAAAACACTGGAGATTTTCTACGTAGCTCTCTGCTTCGGACggcaacaaaacaaactccGACTCTGCTGCCATAACGACACTCAAAACGACATTATTTGGTACATCCGGGCAGTTTGTGACACGTGACAAGGAGTGGTTTGCTACGAATCAGAGCCGTGTAAATACGGCTCTGCTACGAATGGCCGATATCTATACAGTTGGAAGGTGCAGAGAAATGTGTCCACTAGCAGAGGCAGAGAAGTAAGTAAATGAATGGATCTAAGATGATGCTTATGTACGTGGACTTGAAATTTTTAGGAGGAAATTTGAAGGAAGAGTACACGTGTTGGAGATGATACAAAAGTTATTGGCAATAcgttgatagacagacagacgacagacagacagacagacagacagacagacagactgacagacaaacagacagacgttttggctgttggggagagaaagctgaagactatttgaagaaactgtcacagctatcaagagacgaagacggaaagccaaatgcatcaaccttcaagacatactggagatctgtgttttctgtgtggctacaacaatcaaatgctagagtgattgacagaaaaataaagaacatTGTTTTAaaagacagcaacataaacataaatagttgtaggtagaaccaagccctattggcttgggtagtatttagttgctttgcttagatggtgtatggTAGTTCAATGTTTAAAATatatgcattgacagacagacagacagacagacagacagagcattCTGGGAGATGGGggcaagaagcagaaagatacCTGAATACTCTTGCGTTCAGAGCAAGGGACTGTGAAGGGAAGAGAAACCATtctgagtttgtctgttactGGAGGAAACGTATAGCTGTAATTGTGCAGAAAGTTAATGCTGGAGTGATACTAGGAAAATTGAAGAGGATAATAGGAAGTCGGGGGATGGAATTATGGGTGAAGATTTGGATGTACAATGTAGTGTTTGCTAGTTTGTTAATTACATACAGTTTAGTTGTAATTAAGACTGCGTTTGATGTATATGGCATACGTGGTTTAGTCTTTTTTAAGTTTGAGACAgtgtttgtaattgtgctttaaatgtattgaaataaatgaagacagacagacagacagttagttttagcgtagggcctgcgggcttgcttgtttgttttacagtttagtgtgagtgtactagtttcaatgtattaAATATgtgtattaagacagacagaaagacagacagacagacagacagacaaacagacagacagacagacagacatgcagacagagacagattttaaggacagacaaacaacataatCACACACAGTATGGAACATACAATTAGTTTCATTTACTCAGCAAGGACACCAATTCTTCAAATATGGTGAAGGAATATAGACGGTCTGCTGCTGGCAGAGAGTTATGTAATCCAGATGAATTGAGGCCTCTCGAAGTACTGCAAACGACAATGGAGCATCTGCTAAAACAGTAAGCTTATGCATGTGTCTACAAATCGGTTGACAAGTAATCAGCATATCAATCAGAACAATTTTCCAGGATCTTACCAAGAGAAGATATTTCAACGAACCAGTTACACTTGTTTATAGAAGATAGGATGAGAAGCATTTTGCAGGACATCACAATCCAGGTGACGCTTGAGTGATTGAAAAATGTGACATAAATTGGTTGAGTTGGAATAAAGTGAGCAATCTCCTGTAAAGCCTTGGCAAACAGAATTTTTGTACATTGTCATAccttttttattttaaataaatatttaatataataaaataattaatgaaataaaGTATTACTGCACAGTtgcaaatacaaaatgtaTGTACCATACTTACATTGCCACTGAGTTGATGTATGCATTTTTGGGTCTATGGccagctgttgttgttgtctatCAATTGGTTTGGTGTACACACTGTACTGTAAAGAAAGGCAAGAATTTTGCAAAAAATTTCTTGAGTTGAAGAGTTTGTATGCTCCAGCATTTGCGAATGTAGACGAGTATGTTCAATGTGTTTACTGTATTGCCTAACTGAGATCTATCATGTCTGTTGTTGACGATCTACtttgttttctgtgtttggtaaATTGGTAACCACACTTACtttgaccacgcctactaatGCACGTTAGACCATTTAAACTTGGTTCCGGTGGGCCTGGTAcattattatttttgttgtagagACTTTGCTGTGTTCAGTCACTTGGGATTGTGAGACACTGTTTTGACTATTTTGTATCTTCTGAATATAGGTAtgttcatgcacacacacacacacacacacacacacacacacacacacacacacacacacacacacacacacagtgacacacacatacacacacacacacacatacacacacacacacacacacacacacacagtgacacacacacacagtgacacacacacacacacacacacacacacacacacacacacacacacacacacacacacacacacacacacacacacacacacacacacacacacacacacacacacacacacacacacacacacacacacacacacacacacacacttgcacacaaacaattgCAGATATCCCTAAACCAGTGCCTTAATTTTTGTTCTTCAACAGCCTTCAATCGTCATCTCATGCCACATCTGGCTTGACCCAGCAGTGTGGCCACCAACTACTTGATTTGTACTCTCAACATTATGATATGTAAGGTCATAGTCCCAGTCAGTAGGTCAGTTGTTGCTTGTAATAGATCCACCTTTTCCATACAGCATGATAGAAAGAGCAACATGGGCTGAGGCAGCTTCATTTCAGGAGAACCGAGCAGAGTTTACAGCTTGCTTCTTCCTCTATAACCTCGGTACATCAGTGTTGCTACAATTAATGAGCGCAAGCACTGCATTTCAATTGgccatctgtccatccgtctgtccatctgtctgtccgtccgtccatctgtctaccgACAtactactgtaaccctaaaTAACACGTGCGTGCCTAGGGTTAATTATGCCCCATGACTCTGTCATGTAATTTAACTAATCAGATAATGTCACTACACAGAGACATCGAtcttgtcagtctgtgtgtaaCAGCCACTCGTCAGAATGGCTTTGAAATTAGAGTGACGTAACATGTGATGTAAAGAGAGAATTACATCATTGACATAATCACAGTGACCATAGCTGCTGTGGTCAAGGCTGCACTATGGTTTGGGAAGATGTATTTCAAACAGTGATACACTTATGCATGCTTGATCTGTTTTATACAAGGCTTAgtatgattgtgtgtgtgtgtgtgtgtgtgtgtgtgcgcgcgtgtgtgcgtgcgtgtgtgtgtgtgtgtgtgcccagaTTTACTTGTACTTATggttaatatataataatttattgattataataattaatattggcTTTGCAATAGACTTGATAAGTGACCTCTAACAGGAAACAAGCAGGTGTTGTGTACACTTAGTTGCACCTTAACATGCATGAGGCTGCACCACTTGTATTGCTTTGTCAGATTTGAGTTAGAGACAAAATCACATGAGCATGATGCATAATGGACATCCTGGAGCTAACATTCACACTCTATAATACCATTAAAATGGTCACTTTCCTGCTGGTTGCATACCAAATTCATAGTAGTGTCTGCCTGCATCGTTTCGCACACACAAAGTGAAGTAAATCAAGTCGGAGTTGAGAGGATTGTCACACGATTTACCAGTGTTTGCCATTTTTCTCTCACTAAAACTGCATTTCCTCCATCCATATTCTATAATAGTGTTCGTATAATCCTGTTAATCACAACCAGTCAATGTATGATACAGATCATGTGCAAGTTGGTTCTGGTGTCCTCTCACTCCCTCAAGAGATAAGGTGGTTTGTATGATAGTCGTTACTATCTTCTGCTGATTGAGGATGTTGGCAGCAGAATGTCTGTTTGATAGATACCATCATCTTGTTCAGCAGTCATGGCATGTCTACCTTGCTCATATGCACAACAATTATGTTCGATTTTTCCAGCTTGTCCAGCGACTTTCACATTTGCTGGCATGTGCTGTACACCGGCATGTCATTGACATGAGGAagtaatggtgtgtgtgtgtgtgtgtgtgtgtgtgtgtgtgtgtgtgtgtgtgtgtgtgtgtgtgtgtgtgtgtgtgttcgtgcacgtgtgtgtgtgtgtgtgtgtgtgtgcgtgtgtgcatgtttgtgtgtacttgtgtgtgtgtgtgtgtgtgtgtgtgtgtgtgtgtgtgtgtgtgtgtgtgtgtgtgtgtgtgtgtgtgtgtgtgtgtgcttgtctctATTCATCTGCTTCTCAGTGGGCCTGTCTTTCAGTGTGTTTGTGAGCATTATGTAATCTATTTATGTTCATTCTCAGGAGAGCTTTGAAGGTCATATGTATAGCCTACAGTTCAAGAAACAGCCGATTTCCTCTTGGGTtgtatacacacatgcatgtgtagctGAAGGTAGATCAATTAAGATGTGACATAGCCTTCCTTTGCATAGTCAGCTGTCCAGAATTCTGGCCATAAATTCTACTGAAGATACAGCTTCTCTATGTGCACTTCACGGTGGGCATAAAtaatattacacacacatacacacacacacacacacacacacacacacacacacaaacaaacaaacaaacaaacaccacacacacacacacacacacacacacacacacacacacacacacacacacctttacTCTTCCAGATAGTTTTAATTAACGGCAGTGAGTGTTAATCTATTAGGCATCAAGACAGAGGACGGTTTTGCACTGCTGACCAAAACATCCTTCCAAAAAGCAACCAAAACGGTAGCCATGATTTGCATGATGCTCTCCTgatctttgtgtttgttgtacataTATTCCAATTCAATAGGAACCTGGAAGTCACTGCAGTCCAACAAACACCTCATAGCACCTGATGCTTTCCAACCAAATCTAATCTCCATCAGATGAATGGATGTAATAATAGTTGGAACACTGTTTAGGAAATAGGAATGCATTGTGTTTAGATATGTTAATGTGTGATATTACTTGTACACATATgaacatggacagacacctGTACAGAGTAAATAGAGACCAAGTACAACGTTTTCTACTTGTCTTGTGGCTGGTAACTGTTCAACTTCTCTTTGAATTTATTGTATTCCTGTTGCTGTTCGAAGTACTTGACCTGTCATCACAAAGCGAACATGTTCTCGTAGTAACAACATTTGTTGCATAGTCTTTCAGGAAACAGCATAATAGATTTTAATGCACATGTATTACTATATTATTAacgatattaattaactactattaatattattaattaattaccattgatattaatacattattaacgatattaattaactactattaatattattaattaattaccattgATGTTAATACATTATtaactatattaattaactactattaatattattaattaactactattgatattaatacattattaacaatattaattaattactattgacattaatacattattaataatattaattaataccattaatattaatattgttattaaCAGCAGCAATATAATAAACGTTAATAAAACTTCAATGATTGTCAAGACGTGTATTCCACAACATCAACTAAAATGAAGGAGAGCAGACTAGGCAGCCAACACTATACTACTGAGTAGTCTCAAGAAATTGTGTTCTTATATACACGTTTCACACAAAGTTTGTaacacagtacatgtattataaattaatatattagccAATTGTAATTACGGTATTTCTTATTCACAAACTATTTCAAAATTACtcaatttaatattaattttattataaataaattcatttatctatttatttatttatatttatatttaatgttgtatttatttatttcatttatagttatatttatttataaatataaatataaataaataaataaaaataaataaatattaatattaataaataaatttatttatttatttatttatttgtattcaaATTTTACCCATGACTGAGGACAGCTGTCGTGATAAGCTTTCTTCTGCTTTACACAGTCTCCACTTGATTTCGTCAAACATTCGAAATACTCGTCTCTAGCTACGTAGCACGCGTCACGCTGCTTTCTTCGTAGAGCTGACATCCGGGCCTTTATTATCGAGCATGCGTTGACTTACATCATCGTATGTAGAATGGCCGGATGATGTTATCATTCTAAATACTTTATACTATAGGTGATTATATATTTGCAGTAATAGAcaattatttgtatattatttatatgcTACAATACACTTCCATTGCTCTATATTTAGCAGCACACTGTACACGTGTTCTGTCTCAACCATGCCAAATATGGTCAACTATGCACTCCCTCGTGACGTCATCACATTCATCATGTTGAGCATGCGGTCTGGTCTGGACGATCGCCATTTTGAGAGAGTGCGTGAGACGCGAGCAAGAAGCACCGAATATCTTCGCTATACGACAAAATGGTTGGGCGCTAATAGGTGGGATGTAGTCTGTTGTTTAGTCTAGCTAGATGTGTGTGATATTCAGACGTCAGGAGTGAAAGTAAATGAAGAAGTTGCAACCATATGGAATGACATAAAGATCGGGCACAAGTACAAGCTTGCCACATTCAAAATGAACGACGATAGTACGGAGATCGTACTCGATGAATTGTTCGAGACGGCAGACTATGAACAGTTCGTAGCGGTGTGTAAAGAGGGAGAATGTCGGTACGTTGTCTTCGATTTTCACTTTGAACTTCCAGACGGTGGCAAGAGAGAAAAGCTTATCTTTGTCGTGTGGTGAGTTACTACTACCTGTCTGGATGTTGTGTTGTCGGCCGGCAAGGGAGGGATGTGTGTATTGtgatgtacagtgtactgactTGTCGTGTTCATGCGTGCTTCTTCTGCTGTCTTTCTATCTCTCGTCTGAATCGAAGCCGCACGCCTTTACTTGACCGAGTAGGCGCCCTATCACTATGTCAGCGACGTTTCACGTTGAATCCAATTTTCCTTTGCGAACGGCGTGAGAGTCACGTTGTTTGTTGAGCATGTGATGGTGATAACTGATTGTAGGGTGTGCAGTACAGAGCAGTGCAGTAGCCTAGTAGCCTAGATGGTCAAGATTGGATCCAATAGGCAGGAATGCCAGATGTTGGGCGTCGCTTACTTGGTGCACTGTAGATGTGCGTAGGATATCCTGTGAGATGTTACGTAATCTGGGAGAAGTGTGAGATCTAGAAATGAGGGATGAGGAATAAGGTAGTGCTAGCTTCTGCATTGAGGCTATCCAAGCGCTTGAGCATGGTGAGAGGGTCACTCAGAGGTGTTTGTTGTTCCTGTTTTAGTGCAGACATGTGATTTCCAGGAATGCTTGCCTAGGTACTTTGTTTGAAATTTAGTGTTTTGAAATTTAGTAGGTAAGTGTAAGGGTGAATATGAGATCTACATACTgatgtaatatacagtattgtTTCAATTCATTAACTCATGGAATGAGTACTGGTTGGGAGATATTCTGTAGTACACAAAGTGTTAGCAGCTTTGACAGCGACTGCCAGTGTTCCAAGAAATGCAAGAAATGCAAGTGAAAAGGCTCATTATGGTTTATGGTATGTTATTCCATGTAGCCACAAAGTCCTTGACAGCACTAAAGTAGTGTGTAATCATCAAAGTAACCAGAGTTACCATATAGAGGAAATGTCACTCTTGGTTATGCAATGTTGGACGTTTGTATAAATGTCTAAGCCACAAAGCAGTTGATTACAAAGTCCCATGTGTTGTGAAATTAGAGTGTTATAGCATATTCAGTGTGGTGACTATGTAACATATCTGTGTTTCATGTAGTAATTTCAGTCATGAACAAAAACTGATATATTTGGTTAGAAATCTTCCAATTTAATTCCCAAAATAGTTTACCATAGAAAGTTTACATTGTGTATGTTATGGTGGTGTGTAGTTGTTATAGACTATTAGTGCATACTGATGTGTTCTGTTTCATTACAGGGTTCCTGACAATTGTAAAGTCAAGCCTAAGATGCTTTATGCATCTAGCAAAGATGCAATCAAAGCCAAATTTAATGGTCTACAGCTCGAGGTGCAAGCAAATGGGAGAGATGATGTGTTGTTTGAAACTATCCTTGAAAAATGTAAGAAAAAGTAGACCGTGCAAGGGAGCCATGGATTCTGACTGTCTCAGCATTAGACTTACTggtttttttgtgtttgcatgaaTTATGTGTAGTATTAGGTTGTAGTAGTGCTGACACAAGGATGTTTGGGTGTCCTATCCAAGTTTAGAGTTTGCTGCTCGAACATCACGTATTTTGTGAGAATCACGACTAAGAATAGTATAAGCTTTAgcttgatgtttgattcttgaaGCTAACAAAACTCTTGTCAACCTAACTACTCCTCCATTTTTAACTTTTTATTAACCTAAAACTCTACGTGTATACACAACATTGATGTTACTGACATTGATAATACCCAATCCTTACAAAGCAAGCAGGAGGCAG
This window encodes:
- the LOC134180570 gene encoding SAC3 domain-containing protein 1-like is translated as MADIYTVGRCREMCPLAEAEKRKFEGRVHVLEMIQNKDTNSSNMVKEYRRSAAGRELCNPDELRPLEVLQTTMEHLLKQILPREDISTNQLHLFIEDRMRSILQDITIQRLCCVQSLGIVRHCFDYFVSSEYSLQSSSHATSGLTQQCGHQLLDLYSQHYDIMIERATWAEAASFQENRAEFTACFFLYNLDHVQVGSGVLSLPQEIRYHHLVQQSWHVYLAHMHNNYVRFFQLVQRLSHLLACAVHRHVIDMRKRALKVICIAYSSRNSRFPLGQLSRILAINSTEDTASLCALHGIKTEDGFALLTKTSFQKATKTEPGNMLMCDITCTHMNMDRHLYRVNRDQTSGVKVNEEVATIWNDIKIGHKYKLATFKMNDDSTEIVLDELFETADYEQFVAVCKEGECRYVVFDFHFELPDGGKREKLIFVVWVPDNCKVKPKMLYASSKDAIKAKFNGLQLEVQANGRDDVLFETILEKCKKK